The window CGTACATCAGCAGGAAGCCGGCCTGGGCGGCGTGCGGCTGCCCGCCGCACCACTCGCGCAGCCGGTCCTCGCCGGGGGCGGGCGCGAGGCGCACCAGCTCGTGGCGGCGCACCGCGTAGTGGTAGATCCCGGGTTCCAGCCCCGCCACGTCGCGGACCACCGGGTAGACCTCGACCGGGTGGCGGGCCCCGCCGGAGGGAACGGTCTTGAGCAGCGCCGTCCCGACCCCGGAGACGTCCACCTCGCGACGGACCCCGGCCGTCCAGCGCAGCAGGGCCGCGAACGCGGGCAGCGGCACCGGGCGGTCCGGGTCGAACCATCGGGTCGAGCGCCGGGCCGCGAGGACCGTGGTGAAGTCGACGGCGGGCGGGTCGGCCGGGGGCAGGGCGATCCGTGGCCCGTCGTGCTCCCTGACCGGATCCGGCTGGCCGGACTTGGCGCGCAACACCGCCGCGTCCTGCGCCGCCGAGCGGAAGACGTCGCTGCCGAGCGTACGGCTGGCCAGGTGGTAGTAGGTGGCTGCCGGTCCCAGGTCGCGCCACGCGCCGAGGCGTTCCTCCTGGGCGTGCTCCGGCGAACCCTCGGCGACGAGCACGTGGGCGTCGAGGAGCTGCTGCGCGAGCCGGCCTTCGGGCTCGGCCCAGTCGGCATAGTCGCGCAGCAGCCTCTCCGCCTCCACAGTCAACGCGAACTGCCGGTGCCTCAGCGGGTCGTCGCAGACCAGTTGGCCGTCACGCCACAGGAAGACGACCAGCCGCGACACACGGACACGCATGACTACTCAGGCTTCGACCGGTCAGACCTCGACCGGAGGCTCCAGGCAGGTCAGTTCCTGGTCGTAGTCGTCGGACGCCACCGGCTCGAAGGCCTCGATCTGCTCGGTCATGCGGGAGCTCCCCTCACTAATCGGCGTTGATCACTGTGATGCACCGTATCAGACCGTCCACAGTGAACACACCCACCGACATGGATCGAGCCGACCCGCTCCCGCGCCGACTCAGGCCTCGTGGACCTCCAGCACCCGGGTGGTCGGGGCGGCGTCGCCCAGCTCACCGCGCAGCGCCACCCGCTCCGGGTCGGCCAGGAAACCGTCGTAGCCGGCGCGGGTGTCGAACCGGATCAGGTGCACCTCCGTACGCCCGTCGCCGGTGCGCTGCCGACGCTCCAGCCGCCCGCCGTGCCGCCCGAGCAGGCCGAGCACCGCGTCCTCGTACCGCTGGCCGGTCTCGACCGCGTCGGGGGCCAGCTCCACCAGCGCCACCAGGCGCACGGCGGCGGCCGGGTCGGTGACCAGCGACTTGAAGAAGTGGTGGTCGACGTGGCCGCCGGGGATGCCCTCCCGGCGGCCCGTGTCGAGGTAGCCGTGCCGGCGGTAGAACTCCGGCGCCTGGAACGAGAACGAGGAGACCGACATCTCCGTGCAGCCGCGCCGGCGGGCCTCGTCCTCGGCGGCCCGCAGCAGCCGGCCGCCCCACCCCTCGGCACGGCGGTCCTCGCGCACCCACACCATGTTGATCCCGGCGCAGCCGCCCCAGGTCCACCCGGTCAGGCCGGCCACCAGCTCGCCGTCGGCGTCGTCGACCCGGACGCAGAGGCCGGCCTCGTCGTCCGCGCCGGTCGCCCGGTTGTTGAAGATGGTCAGCTCCGCGTCGAGCCGTGCCTGGAGTTCCTTGTCCTCGCGGAGCACCCGAAGGACGCTGCCGGCGTCGTTCCCCGTGGTCGTCATGCGGCGGAGTATCGCAGCGCCCCGCCCCCGGTGACACCGCAAATCCGGCGGCGCCGCCTGCCGGGCGGGGCCCCGTTATCCGGCGACGCCGACCGCCTCGGCGCTGGCCGTCCAGAGTCGGGCGGCGAGCTGCGGATCGGTCGCCCTGGGCAGCGGCCGGCGCAGCCGCCGGTCGACGTGGTAGCCGCCCGTCACCAGCCGCTCCGGGTCCTGGTTGGCCAGCCAGACCAGCGTCTCCGCGCCCTTCTCCGGGCTGCGCAGCGGCAGGATCCGCATGCCCAGGGCGACCAGCCGGTTGTCGTTGCCGAACCGGCTGCGCACCACCCCCGGATGGAAGGAGTACGCGGGGATCTCCGGCCAGCGCCGGGCCGCCTCGGCCGTGAAGAGGATGTTCGCCTGCTTGCTGGTGCCGTACGCCTGCATGGGCCGGTAGCGGCGCAGCGCGGCGTTGAGGTCGGCCGGGTCGAGCACGCCGCTGCGGTGCGCGCCGGAGGCGGTCACCACCATCCGGCCGATCCGGTCCCGCAGCAGGTTGCTGAGCAGGAACGGGGCCAGGTGGTTGGCCTGGATCGAGAGCTCGAAGCCGTCTACCGTGGTGAGCGGCTGGAGCGCGATCGCCCCGGCGTTGTTGGCGAGCACGTCGATCCGGTCGTACGCCTCGCGCAGCTTGCCGGCCAACCGGCGGACGTCGTCCAGCACCGCGAAGTCGGCCCGGAACAGCTCCGGTCGCTCGCCGGACGCCTCCCGCACCTGTTCCGCCGCGGCCTGGAGTCGGGCCGGGTCGCGGCCGACCAGTACCACCTGGTCACCGCGGCGCGCCAGGTCGACGGCGGCCGCCAGCCCGATGCCCGAACTGGCCCCGGTCACCACCACGATCCGACGCCCAGTGAGATCTTCCACAGGTCCATTCACCCCGGTCACGGCACGAGGTTACCGTGGCGTCACAAAGACCTTTGGGATCGTTAAGCCCTCGCATTTCGTCAGGTGACGTCGGCGTGCCCGCGCACGCTGGAAGGAGCGCATCCATGGCCGCAGTCGGTCGCCCCCGTCGGTCCTGCCTCGCGGTACCCGGCTCCAGCGTCAAGATGCTCGGCAAGGCCCAGGGGCTCCCGGCCGACCAGGTCTTCCTGGACCTGGAGGACGCGGTCGCCCCGCTGGCCAAGCCCGACGCCCGGAAGAACATCGTCGCGGCGCTCAACGAGGGCGACTGGTCGGGCAAGACCCGCGTCGTCCGGGTCAACGACCTGACCACGCCGTGGACCTACCGGGACGTCATCGACGTGGTGGAGGGCGCCGGCGCCAACCTCGACTGCGTCATGCTGCCCAAGGTGCAGAACGCGGCCCAGGTGCAGTGGCTCGACATGACCCTGACCCAGCTGGAGAAGACGCTCGGCCTGGAGGTCGGCCGGATCGGCATCGAGGCGCAGATCGAGAACGCCGCCGGCCTGGTCAACATCGACGCCATCGCGGCCGCCTCGCCCCGGGTCGAGACCATCATCTTCGGTCCGGCCGACTTCATGGCCTCGATCAACATGAAGTCCCTGGTGGTCGGCGCGCTCATCCCGGACTACCCGGGCGACCCCTACCACTACATCCTCATGCGCATCCTGATGGCAGCCCGGATGCACGACAAGCAGGCCATCGACGGCCCGTTCCTGCAGATCCGCGACGTGGACGCGTTCCGCGAGGTGGCCAAGCGCTCGGCGGCGCTCGGCTTCGACGGCAAGTGGGTGCTGCACCCGGGCCAGATCGACGCCGCGAACGAGGTCTACTCGCCGGCCCAGGCCGACTACGACCACGCCGAGCTGATCCTCGACGCGTACGAGCACTACACGTCGGAGGCGGGCGGCCGGCTGGGCGCGGTGATGCTCGGCGACGAGATGATCGACGAGGCGTCCCGCAAGATGGCCCTCGTGGTGGCGGCGAAGGGCCGGGCCGCGGGCATGACCCGCACCTCGTCCTTCACCCCGCCGGCCGAGTAGTCCCCGCGCCTCCCGACATCCGTGCCGCCCCGGTCCGCGCCGGGGCGGCACCGTCGCGTCAGTAGTTGGTGCCGCCGGTGTCGGCCTGGGAGATCGCGAAGATGATGATCGCCACGTAGAAGAGGACCACCAGCAGGTAGAGGCCGGTGACGATCCAGCCGACGATGATGCCGGCCTTCGCCATGCCCTCGCCGCCCTCGCCGGTCTCCCGGATCTGCTTCTGCGCGACGTGGCCGAGGATCGCGCCGATCGGCGCGGTGATGCAGGAGCCGATGCCGACCAGGGCGAGCACCAGTGCGGCGATGGCGAGGCCGTTGGTCCTCAACGAGGGGGCGTAGCCGTAGTTCGGGTAGGCCGGCGGGTAGGCGGCGGGCCCGGGCTGGCCGGCGGCGTGCTTCATCCCGGCGTACGGGTCGCCGCCCGCGTACGGGTCCGGGGCGTACGGGTCGGCCGGCGCGTACGGGTCGGGGCCGGTGGGCTGGGTGGGGACGGGTTGACCGCTCACCGGGAGGGCGGGGTCGGCGGGTGGGCTCGACTGCTGGCCCGACCACGCCGGGTCGTTCCAGCCGCCGGAGGGCGGGGGATATGTCATTCGTCTGCTCCGTAGGGTGCGGGGTGCGCCCGTCAGGGTAGTCAGGCCTGCCCAGACCCCGAGGTGTCACCACCGGGTGTGCCGCGTTGCCCGGGCCGGAGGAAGCGGGCAGGATCCTGGCATGGTGATTGACGCGCGAGCCGCGGACCGCTCCGGCAGCCGACCGAGACGGGACGCGAGCCGCCCCGGCGTGGCCCGGCGCACCCGCGCCGCCGCCCAGCCGGGCACCGCCGGCATCGACGAGCCCGCGCCGCTGCCGGACCCGGTGACCATGCGCCTCGACGGGAAGGTCGCCCTGGTCACCGGGGCGGGCAGCCCGGACGGCATCGGGTACGCGACGGCCCGCCGGCTGGCCGACCTCGGCGCCCGGGTGGCCATCGTCTCCACCACCCGACGCATCCACGACCGGGCCGGCGAGCTGGGCGTGACCGGCTTCGTCGCCGACCTCACCGACGAGTCGGAGGTGGGCGCGCTCGCCGACGCGGTCGCCGAGCAGCTCGGGGACGTCGAGGTGCTGGTCAACAACGCGGGCCTGGCCAGCCGGGCCAGCCCCGAGGTGCTGCGCCCGGTCGCCCAGCTCAGCTACGACGAGTGGCGCGGTGAGATCGACCGCAACCTCACCACCGCGTTCCTGTGCAGCCGGGCCTTCATCGGCGGCATGGCCGAGCGGGGCTGGGGCCGGATCGTCAACCTGTCGGCCACCGCCGGGCCGGTCAACGCCCTGCCCACCGAGGCGGCCTACGCGGCGGCCAAGGCGGGCGTGGTCGGGCTGACCCGGGCGCTGGCGATGGAGATGATCGCCGACGGGGTGACCGTGAACGCCGTCGCGCCGGGCACCATCCACACCGCGGCCTCCACGGTGGCGGAGATCCGGCAGGGCCTCGGCACCCCGGTCGGCCGCCCCGGCACGCCGGACGAGGTGGCCGCGGCGATCGTCTTCCTCTGCTCGCCGGCCGCCTCGTACATCACCGGGCAGATGCTGGTGGTGGACGGCGGCAACAGCGTCCGTGAGGCCGAGTTCCGCTGATCTGCGGGGCTCAGTAGTTGGGGCCGTTGTTGCCGGCGAGGGCGATCAGCGCGATCCAGCCGCAGCAGGCCAGCACGCCGAGCCCGGTGATGACGTAGCTGAGGATGAGGCCCCACGTGGCGAGCTGGTCGCCCTCCTCGCCCGTCGTACGGATCTGCCGCTTGGCCAGGTGCCCGAGGACGATGCCGATCGGGGAGAAGACGAACGCGAAGACCAGCGAGAGGATGGCGAGCACGTTCGTCCCGCCGGCCCGGGGACCGGACGGCGGGCCGTACTGCCCGTAGGGCGTCTGCGGGGTGTACGGGGGCTGGTGCCCCCACTGCTGCCCGTGCGGCGGTTCGCCGGGCTGCTCGTAGCTGGGCTGCCCGTACGCGGGCTGCTGGTGGGCCGGCTCGTAGGACGGTGGTTCGTAGGACGGCTGCTCGTAGGACGGCGGCCCGTACGACGGTGGCTCCGGTGGGGGCTCGTAGCTCGACGGATCGTGCCCCGGCGGGGGCTCCCAGGGTGACGGCGACCGGTCCGGATCGGGCGGCCCCGACGACGGTGGCTGGCTCACGGTCTCCTCCTGCCGGTGGCGGATCGCGTCCCCTCTTGCCGGACGCTACCCGCAGCGGTGAACCTTTTCACAGCGGTTGTGTGGACTGGTCACCTTGGCCTCGACCGCCGTGCGGCCAATACTGACGAAGCGTTCAGTTACCCATGAGTAAGGCGCCGACCCCCGGAGGCTGAGATGGCCCGACTCGCCCAGACGCCCGGCCTGACCGATGTGCAGCGGTCGATCCTGGAGACCGTCCGGGAGTTCGCCGACAAGGAGATCATCCCGCACGCGCAGCGGCTGGAGCACGCCGACGAGTACCCGAGCGACATCCTCGACGGGATGCGCGAGATGGGCCTCTTCGGTCTCACCATCGACGAGGAGTACGGCGGGCTCGGCGAGTCCCTGCTCACCTACGCGCTGGTGGTCGAGGAGCTGTCGCGGGGCTGGATGTCGATCTCCGGCATCGTCAACACCCACTTCATCGTCGCGTACCTGATCTCCCAGCACGGCTCCGCCGAGCAGAAGGCCCGGCTGCTGCCGAAGATGGCGACCGGCGAGGTGCGCGGCGCCTTCTCGATGTCCGAGCCCGAGTGTGGCTCCGACGTCTCCGCGATCAAGTCGAAGGCCGTCCGCGACGGCGACCGGTACGTCATCAACGGCCAGAAGATGTGGCTGACCAACGGGGCGTACTCGTCGGTGGTGGCGACCCTGGTCAAGACCGACACGGGCGCCGACTCCGTCTACGGCAACATGAGCACCTTCCTGCTGGAGAAGGAGCCCGGCTTCGGCGAGACCGCGCCAGGCCTGACCATCCCCGGCAAGATCGACAAGATGGGTTACAAAGGCGTCGAGACCACCGAGATGGTGCTCGACGGGGTCACCGTCGGAGAGTCCGCCGTCCTCGGCGGCGCGGAGAAGGTCGGCCGCGGCTTCTACCAGATGATGGACGGCATCGAGGTCGGCCGGGTCAACGTGGCCGCCCGCGCCTGCGGCATCTCCATCCGCGCCTTCGAACTCGCCGTCGCGTACGCCCAGCAGCGCCACACCTTCGGCCAGCCGCTCGCGAAGCACCAGGCGATCGCCTTCAAGCTCGCCGAGATGGGCACCAAGATCGAGGCGGCCCACGCGCTCATGGTCAACGCCGCCCGGCTCAAGGACGCCGGCCAGCGCAACGACGTCGAGGCCGGCATGGCCAAGCTGCTCGCCTCGGAGTACTGCGCCGAGGTCGTCCAGGAGGCGTTCCGCATCCACGGCGGCTACGGCTACTCCAAGGAGTACGAGATCGAGCGGCTGATGCGGGAGGCCCCGTTCCTGCTCATCGGCGAGGGCACCTCGGAGATCCAGAAGACGATCATCTCCCGCGGCCTGCTCAAGCAGTACAAGCTCTGACGCAAGGAAGGGCACCCTCCTGACGCCTCAGGTAGCGGAAGGTGCCCTTCCTGACACGTCGGCGCCGGCGGCGGGCTCCGGTGCGGTGACCGGCCCCGCCGCCAGCACCTGCGGTCGTTCCCGGTACGCCTCGATCGCGGCGGCCAGGCGTTGCTCCGGCACCGCCACGTCACGGCCGCCGACCACCGGCGCCGGCTCCAGCGACCGCCACACCCTCGGCCGCAGCCGCACTCCGGCGAGCCGGCCGTCCTCCCGGTGCAGGCTCACCCGGTCGATGTTGGACCAGTCGTACCGCCGGCGGCCGTGCCGGATCCCACTCGCCGTCAGCGCCAGCCGCCCGGTGAACCGCATGCCGAAATAGGCGACGAGGCCGCCCGCCGCCGCCACCGCGACCAGGAGCACCAGCCGGACGACCCGGGCCCACTGCGGGTCGGCGGGCAGCGCCATCGTCACCACCAGCATCACCGCCGTCGCCCAGGCCAGCGCGGTGACGAGGTCGACCCAGCCGGCCAGGGACCGCCGAGCGACCAGACCGGGCTCCGTCCCGTCCACGCCGGCCACCCGTTCCCGCCAGATAAGCCGGGCGTCCTGCCGCGGACACCACCGCCGCAGCAGCGCGGTCACACCGACGAAGAGCCAGAAGACACAGACATCGGGATCGAACCGGGGAACCCGGAACAGCGCGGCGGCCATCGGCACCGCCACCATTGCGGCCACCGTCGCGGCCAGCAGCCGGCGGGACCAGAGCCCGTCGTCGCGCTTCGGCAGCCGGCCGGACAGGCGGACAGACATGACCGCAGGGTACGAGCCGTCGACAACGTACGGGCCCGACCAACCGCCCAGCCGACTCGTGCAACCGCCACGGCGGACGGGACCGACCGCCGTGCCGGGACTTCCCGAACCCGGTCAGCCCAGCCGGGTCAGGCCGGCGGCGGCGCGCTCGACGATCAGGCAACGATCCTCGACGTAGTCGACGCCCGCCTCCGTGGCGATCCGCCGCGCCTCGGCCGAGACGATGCCGAGCTGCAACCAGACCGCCGGAGCGCCGATCGCCACCGCCTCGCGCACCACGTCGACCGCGTCCTGCGCCGGCCGGAACACGTCGACCAGGTCGACCGGGTGCGGGATGTCGGCCAGGGACCGGTAGACCCGCTCGCCGAAGAGTTCATCGGCCGTCGGGTTCACCGGGATGATCCGCCAGCCGTACCGCTGCATCTGCAACGGCACGCTGTGCGCGGCCTTGCGCGGGTCGCGGGACGCGCCCACGACGGCGATCACGGCGGAGTCGGCGAGGATCTGCTGAGCGGAGCGCACCCGCCGACTCTAACCCCGCCGCTCAGCCGCCGCCCGCGAGCACGTGACGCAGCCGGGCGTACTCCTCGGGCGTGCCGATCGCCGCGCGGTGCTCGGGATACGCGGCGTAGTGCTGGATCGCCCCGGCCAGCAGCTCCGGCGCGACATCCAGCTCGCCGGTCTCGACGACGACGTGGCGGCGCGAGGCAAGCCCTCGTTGCCGGACCAGGTCACGGCTGCGCACCGGCAGCCGCTGGAAGCCGGACTGCCGGGACGGCCCGCCCGCAGCCGCCGGGTCCAGGGCCTCCCACGGTACGGAGGTGTGCCGCAGCGGGTCACCGGCGGTGATTCCGGCCGGGGTCAGCGCGACTGTCGGCACCCGGCGCCAGAGGGCGACCGACAGCAGAACGGCGAACGGGCCGGTGATGCTCGGGTAGAGCCACCACATCCCGTCCTGACCCGAGCTGAGCTGGTAGGTCGTCGTGTAGGCGAGGAAGGCGAGGAGGACCCAGCGGTAGCTCACCCGGCCCCTGGGCGGGCCGAAGAAGGCCTGCTCCCGCTCGTCCACCCGCAACTCGGCGGCACCGGGCCGCCCGAAGACGCGCATCAGACTCAACAGCAGCGCGACCAGCGGCAACAGCGTGAGCAGGGCGGCCGGACCGTCCGTGCGTCGCGCCCAGCCGGCCGCAACGCCCCAGAGCACTCCGGCGGCCAGCGCGACCGCCACCGCCACCCGCGGCCGGCGGAGCGCCCGGACAATCGTCTCCCGCACGCCGGCAGCGTATCGGCAGCCGTCTACAGGAGGGTGAGCTGCTCGGCGGGCGGCGGCGCGGGCGCCGGTCCGGTGCGGCGGTGGTCCTCGCCGCGCTCGCCCCGGGGCAGCCCGTGCCGGCGCGCCGCGATGCGCACCCGCGCCGTCAGTTCCCGCTGGTAGGACTGCGGGGCGTACGCGCCGGAGCGGTAGAGCTCGCGGTAGCGGGGGACCAGGTGCGGGAACTCGCGGCCCAGCCAGCGCGCGTACCACTCCCGGGCACCTGGGCGCAGGTGCAGCGCCAGCGGCGTCGCGCTGGTCGCCCCGGCGGCGGCGATGGCCGCCACGGTCGCGTCGATCGACTCGTCGTCGTCGCTGAGCCCGGGCAGGATCGGCGCCATCAGCACGCCGACGTCGAAGCCGGCGTCGGCCAGCGCCCGTACGGCGTCGAGCCGCCGCCTCGGGCTGGGGGTGCCCGGCTCCACCGCCCGCCAGAGCCGCTCGTCGACGAAGCCCACCGAGTACGACACGCCGACCCGGGTGACCTCGGCGGCCTGGCGCAGCAGCGGCAGGTCACGCAGGATCAGCGTGCCCTTGGTGAGGATCGAGAACGGGTTCGCGAAGTCGCGCAGCGCCGCGATGATCTGCGGCATGAGCTGGTAGCGCCCCTCGGCCCGCTGGTAGCAGTCGACGTTGGTGCCCATCGCGACGTGCGCGCCCCGCCAGCGCGGCGCGGCCAGCTCCCGCCGGACCAGCTCACCGGCGTTGACCTTGACGATGACCTTCCGGTCGAAGTCCTCCCCGGCATCGAGGTCGAGGTAGGTGTGCGTGTTCCGTGCAAAGCAGTTGTGACTCACGACGCCGTCGGCGATGAAGTCGCCGGTGCCGGTCGTGATGTCCCAGAGGGGCAGTTCCAGCCCGAGGGGCTCGATGCCGACCACCCGGAGCGCCGCCTGGCATTTCAGCGCCGCACCGTCGATCGACCGCTTCCGGGTGATGGCCGGGTCGGTCAGGTGGAAGAACCGTAGCCGTTCGCGTAGCCCGCCGGTCAGCCGAATGTTACGTACGCGGTTCGCGCGGCCTGGATCTTCGACCACGCTCGTAAAGCCGAAGTGGCTCAGCGCCGCCGACGTCTGGTCGAGGATCTCGTTGCTGCTGTTGCTGATCCGGAGAACGCCCTGGCTGCAACTGCCCTCTGCGTCGAAGATCCCTGCCAGGAAGCCCAGCCGCCAGTCGTCGGTGGGATCGTCGGGCCACCGCACCAGCGCGGTGATGGCCTCGATCGAGCGCTGCCGGGACGTCCGGATCGCGGAGATGGCGCGTCGCGTCGCACTTGCCGGGGTGTACGCGAAGCTGTCCGTCTCCACCCCGGCACTGACGAGGAAGCGCTTCGTGCGACCCAGCGCCTCCTCGTCGGCGAGCGCCAGGCGGAACCGGTGCACCACCCCGTAGGAATAGCCGTAGGTGCCGAGGTTCGCGTCACCACGGATCATCCCGCAGAGGTAGCCCTGCCGGTAGTCGGCCGAGTCCTTGGGGCCAGTGGCGAAGCGGCCGGTGCCGATCAGGCGGTTGTTCGTCGTCAGAT is drawn from Micromonospora sp. NBC_01740 and contains these coding sequences:
- a CDS encoding SagB family peptide dehydrogenase, which codes for MRVRVSRLVVFLWRDGQLVCDDPLRHRQFALTVEAERLLRDYADWAEPEGRLAQQLLDAHVLVAEGSPEHAQEERLGAWRDLGPAATYYHLASRTLGSDVFRSAAQDAAVLRAKSGQPDPVREHDGPRIALPPADPPAVDFTTVLAARRSTRWFDPDRPVPLPAFAALLRWTAGVRREVDVSGVGTALLKTVPSGGARHPVEVYPVVRDVAGLEPGIYHYAVRRHELVRLAPAPGEDRLREWCGGQPHAAQAGFLLMYAAVLDRTVWKYPAARAYRALLLDVGHLSQTVYLTATALGLGTFFTAATRDAPVEDALGLSWPDEAFLGVSGVGVPHPAERDRQAAMLAGGDAAFSFPPDAWHGRGE
- a CDS encoding GNAT family N-acetyltransferase — its product is MTTTGNDAGSVLRVLREDKELQARLDAELTIFNNRATGADDEAGLCVRVDDADGELVAGLTGWTWGGCAGINMVWVREDRRAEGWGGRLLRAAEDEARRRGCTEMSVSSFSFQAPEFYRRHGYLDTGRREGIPGGHVDHHFFKSLVTDPAAAVRLVALVELAPDAVETGQRYEDAVLGLLGRHGGRLERRQRTGDGRTEVHLIRFDTRAGYDGFLADPERVALRGELGDAAPTTRVLEVHEA
- a CDS encoding SDR family NAD(P)-dependent oxidoreductase; its protein translation is MEDLTGRRIVVVTGASSGIGLAAAVDLARRGDQVVLVGRDPARLQAAAEQVREASGERPELFRADFAVLDDVRRLAGKLREAYDRIDVLANNAGAIALQPLTTVDGFELSIQANHLAPFLLSNLLRDRIGRMVVTASGAHRSGVLDPADLNAALRRYRPMQAYGTSKQANILFTAEAARRWPEIPAYSFHPGVVRSRFGNDNRLVALGMRILPLRSPEKGAETLVWLANQDPERLVTGGYHVDRRLRRPLPRATDPQLAARLWTASAEAVGVAG
- a CDS encoding HpcH/HpaI aldolase/citrate lyase family protein gives rise to the protein MAAVGRPRRSCLAVPGSSVKMLGKAQGLPADQVFLDLEDAVAPLAKPDARKNIVAALNEGDWSGKTRVVRVNDLTTPWTYRDVIDVVEGAGANLDCVMLPKVQNAAQVQWLDMTLTQLEKTLGLEVGRIGIEAQIENAAGLVNIDAIAAASPRVETIIFGPADFMASINMKSLVVGALIPDYPGDPYHYILMRILMAARMHDKQAIDGPFLQIRDVDAFREVAKRSAALGFDGKWVLHPGQIDAANEVYSPAQADYDHAELILDAYEHYTSEAGGRLGAVMLGDEMIDEASRKMALVVAAKGRAAGMTRTSSFTPPAE
- a CDS encoding DUF4190 domain-containing protein, which produces MTYPPPSGGWNDPAWSGQQSSPPADPALPVSGQPVPTQPTGPDPYAPADPYAPDPYAGGDPYAGMKHAAGQPGPAAYPPAYPNYGYAPSLRTNGLAIAALVLALVGIGSCITAPIGAILGHVAQKQIRETGEGGEGMAKAGIIVGWIVTGLYLLVVLFYVAIIIFAISQADTGGTNY
- a CDS encoding SDR family NAD(P)-dependent oxidoreductase, coding for MVIDARAADRSGSRPRRDASRPGVARRTRAAAQPGTAGIDEPAPLPDPVTMRLDGKVALVTGAGSPDGIGYATARRLADLGARVAIVSTTRRIHDRAGELGVTGFVADLTDESEVGALADAVAEQLGDVEVLVNNAGLASRASPEVLRPVAQLSYDEWRGEIDRNLTTAFLCSRAFIGGMAERGWGRIVNLSATAGPVNALPTEAAYAAAKAGVVGLTRALAMEMIADGVTVNAVAPGTIHTAASTVAEIRQGLGTPVGRPGTPDEVAAAIVFLCSPAASYITGQMLVVDGGNSVREAEFR
- a CDS encoding DUF4190 domain-containing protein, giving the protein MSQPPSSGPPDPDRSPSPWEPPPGHDPSSYEPPPEPPSYGPPSYEQPSYEPPSYEPAHQQPAYGQPSYEQPGEPPHGQQWGHQPPYTPQTPYGQYGPPSGPRAGGTNVLAILSLVFAFVFSPIGIVLGHLAKRQIRTTGEEGDQLATWGLILSYVITGLGVLACCGWIALIALAGNNGPNY
- a CDS encoding acyl-CoA dehydrogenase family protein; protein product: MARLAQTPGLTDVQRSILETVREFADKEIIPHAQRLEHADEYPSDILDGMREMGLFGLTIDEEYGGLGESLLTYALVVEELSRGWMSISGIVNTHFIVAYLISQHGSAEQKARLLPKMATGEVRGAFSMSEPECGSDVSAIKSKAVRDGDRYVINGQKMWLTNGAYSSVVATLVKTDTGADSVYGNMSTFLLEKEPGFGETAPGLTIPGKIDKMGYKGVETTEMVLDGVTVGESAVLGGAEKVGRGFYQMMDGIEVGRVNVAARACGISIRAFELAVAYAQQRHTFGQPLAKHQAIAFKLAEMGTKIEAAHALMVNAARLKDAGQRNDVEAGMAKLLASEYCAEVVQEAFRIHGGYGYSKEYEIERLMREAPFLLIGEGTSEIQKTIISRGLLKQYKL
- a CDS encoding CoA-binding protein; this translates as MRSAQQILADSAVIAVVGASRDPRKAAHSVPLQMQRYGWRIIPVNPTADELFGERVYRSLADIPHPVDLVDVFRPAQDAVDVVREAVAIGAPAVWLQLGIVSAEARRIATEAGVDYVEDRCLIVERAAAGLTRLG
- a CDS encoding intein-containing Rv2578c family radical SAM protein, encoding MRWDNLAAPPDEGVPDRAAPATPPLPLALPGAVARTFDTPGFAGMTFYEVQAKSIINKVPGTSRVPFEWTINPYRGCSHACVYCLSGETPILMADGRTKPISKLEIGDRIYGTQRRGAYRRYVVTTVLAKWSTVKPAYRVTLEDGTTLIASGDHRFLSERGWKHVTGAMNGAGQRPYLTTNNRLIGTGRFATGPKDSADYRQGYLCGMIRGDANLGTYGYSYGVVHRFRLALADEEALGRTKRFLVSAGVETDSFAYTPASATRRAISAIRTSRQRSIEAITALVRWPDDPTDDWRLGFLAGIFDAEGSCSQGVLRISNSSNEILDQTSAALSHFGFTSVVEDPGRANRVRNIRLTGGLRERLRFFHLTDPAITRKRSIDGAALKCQAALRVVGIEPLGLELPLWDITTGTGDFIADGVVSHNCFARNTHTYLDLDAGEDFDRKVIVKVNAGELVRRELAAPRWRGAHVAMGTNVDCYQRAEGRYQLMPQIIAALRDFANPFSILTKGTLILRDLPLLRQAAEVTRVGVSYSVGFVDERLWRAVEPGTPSPRRRLDAVRALADAGFDVGVLMAPILPGLSDDDESIDATVAAIAAAGATSATPLALHLRPGAREWYARWLGREFPHLVPRYRELYRSGAYAPQSYQRELTARVRIAARRHGLPRGERGEDHRRTGPAPAPPPAEQLTLL